The nucleotide sequence GAAGCACTTTCCGCACtgaaagcattgataaggtttgtccccagtgtgacttctttgatgtgaAGAAAGGTTGCTACcccgactaaagctctttccacactccaaacatttataaggtttatcccctgtgtgagttctttgatgcgaagaaaggccgctactgtcactgaagctttttccacactcaaagcatttataaggtttctcccctgtatgagttctgtgatgcaaattaAGGTCGGTaccccgactgaagctctttccgcactgaaagcattgataaggtttgtccccagtgtgacttctttgatgcgaagaaAGGTTGCTaccccgactgaagctctttccacactccaagcatttataaggtttatcccctgtatgagttctttgatgagaagtaaggtggctactctgactgaagctctttccacactccaagcatttataaggtttatcccctgtgtgagttctttgatgcgaagaaaggcagctactgtcactgaagctttttccacactccaagcatttataaggtttctcccctgtatgagttctgtgatgcaaattaAGGTCGCTaccccgactgaagctctttccgcactgaaagcattgataaggtttgtccccagtgtgacttctttgatgcgaagaaAGGTTGCTaccccgactgaagctctttccacactccaagcatttataaggtttatcccctgtatgagttctttgatgagaagtaaggtggctactctgactgaagccctttccacactccaaacatttaagaggtttgtctcctgtgtgagttctttgatgtgaagtaaggtggctactgtgactgaagccctttccacactccaaacatttaagaggtttgtctcctgtgtgaattctttgatgcgacGTAAAGTTGCttttgtcactgaagctctttccacattccaggcattgataaggtttgtctcctgtgtgagttctgtaaTGCAAAGTAAGAGTGCTACTcgaactgaagctttttccacactcaaagcattgataaggtttgtccccagtgtgagttctttgatgcgaagtaagggtgctactccaactgaagctctttccacactccaagcatttataaggtttgtctcctgtgtgagttctttgatgcgaagtaagggtgctactccaactgaagctctttccacactccatgcatttataaggtttgtctcctgtgtgagttctttgatgcgaagtaagggtgctactccaactgaagctctttccacactccaagcatttataaggtttgtctcctgtgtgagttctttgatgcgaagtaagggtgctactccaactgaagctctttccacactcaaagcatttgtatgttttgtcccctgtgtgagtctgtctctcctcttgtctctttgctccatcttgactcctcagtttctgctcctgcatctgctcctcagctttttccagtgatacttcagatggttctccctcagccttgactccccagatgtatcctgatggaatgaaaaggaaaggagataaaatgatGTGGataaatcctgtgaatatattatgatttgttctttgaaaacatatttctgggagtTCTGCTGACatcagagtttaactgtcaaAGCTCGAGGCCTTGTACGGAGTTAGTTTAGTAGTAGGTGCTTGGTAACAGGCTTTGAAAAGAGACCAGAGAGAGACAACAGTAACAAAAATTTGCTCCCTTGTTCATCCATTTAAGGTGAacagcccagtacttatgcacagctggaatttacAAACATAGGATGTATCCTGTCTTacaggaacatggccctttccactgcccagagggcaactcacatcccctccctccctcgcaAAATGTTACCTGCAACACgaaactctatttgtttaatctatttgtAGAAAATATTATATAGAAAGCTGGATTGGAAGAAGATgcaggaagtgtgaaaactggagggagaaatatattaataattgaagatatgtggggttactcttgaaaatggtccggaagctgcaactggtacagaatgtggcagcccacctgattaaaggtagccgccggagagatcacattactccagtgttaaAGAAGTTACACTGTTTACCAgttattttccaggcccaattcacggtgttggttttaacctttaaaatcctgcacggtttcagcccagtttatttgAAAGAGTGCCTCCATCATCATTagagatgccgctcaacaagatcaacctcaaaaggccttctctccatcccaccagttaaaacaggtaCAGTGGTgaagactagggagagggctttttcaattgtggcccccaactttgtggaattccctcccaaatgatctctgccatgcccccactatgatgagcttccgccgggcattaaagacctggctcttcaggcaggcttttggggtgggctaggttttactattacTGTTgaggttttaatgttttaatgtaattacatgtttttattttgtatgtcgcccagagtggctggacaacgagccagatgggcgataaataaataaataaataaatgcagacgataccatactcacagcagaaaccagtaatgatttgaactgagtgctgatgaaagttaaagaggaaagcacaaaagcaggactacagctgaacgtcaagaacactaaagtaatgacaacagaagattatgtaactttaaagtggacaatgaggacattgaacttgtcaaggattatcaataccttggcacagtcattacccaaattggagacaacagtcaagaaatcagaataagtcttggattggggagggcagctatcagaaaagatcctcaaatgcaaagatggatcacggAACACCAAAGTTaagatctttcagaccatggtattcctgatctctatgtatggatgtgaaagttggacagtgaaaagaaaaatcaactcatttggaatgtggtgttggagcagagctttgcgggtactatggagcatgaaaaagacaaataattaggtgtttagaacaaattaaaccagaactgtcactataagctaaaatgatgaaactggggctatcatactttggacacatcatgagaagacatgattcactagaaaagacaataatgctgggaaaaacagaagggagtagaaaaagaggaaggccaaacaagagatggattgttgccataaaagaagcaacagacttgaacttacaagatctgaacagggtggaacctatactctggacaagaggctgggAAGCTCAGGGGGTGCTGTCCTAGGATCCCAGAATTATCAGTACTAAATTGGCCTCCCAGAGTCCTCCTGTCTGGGAAAAGGGGGTGTAGGAAATGATGGCAGCTCTACCGATAATCTGAAAAGCATAGTGGGTCAGATTTGCAAAGCAGGGGTGCCAGGGAGGGAGTAAGAAGGCTATCCTTAACCTCTCCTAATTCTAACAGCATAAATCACCATCTCATGAATCTCCTGCATGATCTCCTTGTACAGAGCTCTCTAGTCTGGATCCAGCTGAGCCTGTTGATCCTTGGTGAAGTGCAAGGACACTTCCTCAAAGGTAACCCATCCCTGGAAGAAGAAAACCATTGCCTTTCTCATTAATACTCCCAGGCAAGGCATGGACATCATCTGCCCTCCACTTCCACTCTGAAGAGAGATGTGGCAAGCGGGATCTTTTCCTTTAGTGTTCACAAATCAtgtcaggtccagatggcatctactGGAGAGGTCTTAAAACAGCCCAAATGtgacattgctgatcttctaacaaagacTTGCTACTATATGGACTGGcaaatgtattacaatttgaaagtCAAAAGGACACCAAAGGTAACCGGGAAATCAGAGGCCTATTAGCTGTTCCAGGAAAAGAAGTGGAAAATATTATTAGACAGAATTCCCAAACACAGAGTATAACACAGcaatgctgttggtgggtgatttctctgatcagatggtcgatatacaccctgttctggacggggttacactccccttgaaggagcgggttcgtagtctgggagtagcctcggtggcacggaatgcattctaccaacttcggttggtaataataataataataaataataaatttaatttttgtgtcgcctatctggccgaagccactctaggcgacgtacacattaaaattcaataaaatacaatagaatacaaaatagaatacaatgcagtcaacactaatgcagcagtataaaaccatgtagggcaatcaataaacaattataaaacaattacagaaaaattagcccactccgaaatcccaaaggcctgtccaaagagccaagtttttaaggcccggcggaatgtatcaagggaaggggcatggcggagatcgaatgggagggagttccagagagtgggggccaccactgaaaatgccctctctctagtccccaccaacctagttgttttcgttggtgggactgagagaaggccctgtgtggctgatctggttgggcagcttaatttgtggtactggaggcgatccttcaggtaaactgggccgagaccgtatagggatttaaaggttaagaccaacaccttgaattgggcccggaaaacaactggaagccaatgtagatgaaataacactggcgtgatgtgaccacggcggcggctgtttgtaagcaaatgagccgccgcattctgcaccagttgtagtttccgtaccgttttcaagggtaaccccacatagagcgcattgcagtagtctaatcgagaggtgaccagggcatgtactaccagtgggagctgatgaatagggagatagggttgcagcctccgtatgaggtgcagttgataccaagctgcccggctcactgccgaaatttgagcctccatggacagcctggaatcaagaacaaccccgaggctgcgcacctgatccttcaggggtagactcaccccattaagcttcaggtcaacaacacccaaccctcccttgtcacccacaagtagcacctcggtcttatcaggattgagcttcagcctgttccttcccatccacccactcacggattccaggcacttggacaaggtctccacagccacctccggtgaggatttaaaagagagatagagctgcgtgtcatcggcatattggtgacaccgcagcccaaaactcctgatgatagctcccagcggttttatatagatgttaaatagcatgggagagaggatagaaccctgtggcactccacaagtgaggggccaagggtctgaaacctcatcccccaatgctacctgttgatgcctgtcagagagaaaggaacggaaccactgtaaaacagtgcctcctattcccaatccttccaggcgatctaacaagataccgtggttgacggtatcaaaagctgctgagagatccaggaggacaagaaaggtgaattctcccctgtctagtgccctcctcatatca is from Rhineura floridana isolate rRhiFlo1 chromosome 3, rRhiFlo1.hap2, whole genome shotgun sequence and encodes:
- the LOC133381905 gene encoding zinc finger protein 420-like; its protein translation is MLASAVARGEPRDKGYIWGVKAEGEPSEVSLEKAEEQMQEQKLRSQDGAKRQEERQTHTGDKTYKCFECGKSFSWSSTLTSHQRTHTGDKPYKCLECGKSFSWSSTLTSHQRTHTGDKPYKCMECGKSFSWSSTLTSHQRTHTGDKPYKCLECGKSFSWSSTLTSHQRTHTGDKPYQCFECGKSFSSSSTLTLHYRTHTGDKPYQCLECGKSFSDKSNFTSHQRIHTGDKPLKCLECGKGFSHSSHLTSHQRTHTGDKPLKCLECGKGFSQSSHLTSHQRTHTGDKPYKCLECGKSFSRGSNLSSHQRSHTGDKPYQCFQCGKSFSRGSDLNLHHRTHTGEKPYKCLECGKSFSDSSCLSSHQRTHTGDKPYKCLECGKSFSQSSHLTSHQRTHTGDKPYKCLECGKSFSRGSNLSSHQRSHTGDKPYQCFQCGKSFSRGTDLNLHHRTHTGEKPYKCFECGKSFSDSSGLSSHQRTHTGDKPYKCLECGKSFSRGSNLSSHQRSHTGDKPYQCFQCGKCFSRGSDLNLHHRTHTGEKPYKCFECGKSFSNSSRLSSHQRTHTGDKPYQCFQCGKSFSRGSHLNLHHRTHTGNKPYTCL